A genomic stretch from Ictalurus punctatus breed USDA103 chromosome 2, Coco_2.0, whole genome shotgun sequence includes:
- the LOC108259890 gene encoding transcription factor Sox-9-A, whose amino-acid sequence MNLLESYVKMTDEQDKCLSDAPSPSMSEDSVASPCPSGSSSDTENTRPPSENRLKKDEEDESKFPVCIRDAVSQVLKGYDWTLVPMPVRVNGSGKNKPHVKRPMNAFMVWAQAARRKLADQYPHLHNAELSKTLGKLWRLLNEGEKRPFVEEAERLRVQHKKDHPDYKYQPRRRKSVKSGQGETDDTEHTHISPNAIFKALQRADSPASSMGEVHSPGDHSGQSQGPPTPPTTPKTDVPSVKPDLKREGRPLPEGTGRQLNIDFRDVDIGELSTDVISNMEAFDVNEFDQYLPTHGAQAYSSSGYGMGQTAGTSGHGWMSKQQPQQQPQQHSLTSLGTAGEQGQAQQRPAHIKTEQLSPSHYSEQSQGSPQHVAYGSFNLQHYTATTSTYPSIARSQYDYSDHQGSAASYYNQGSGLYSTFSYMSPAQRPMYTPVADASGVPNVPQTHSPHWEQQPVYTQLSRP is encoded by the exons ATGAATCTCCTCGAGTCGTACGTGAAGATGACCGACGAGCAAGACAAATGTCTCTCCGACGCGCCGAGTCCGAGCATGTCGGAAGACTCTGTAGCTTCCCCGTGTCCGTCCGGTTCGAGCTCCGACACCGAGAACACGCGGCCACCTTCCGAGAATCGGCTCAAGAAGGACGAAGAGGATGAAAGCAAGTTCCCTGTGTGCATCCGCGACGCCGTGTCACAGGTGCTGAAAGGCTACGACTGGACGCTTGTGCCCATGCCGGTGCGCGTGAACGGTTCGGGGAAGAACAAGCCGCACGTGAAGCGGCCCATGAACGCGTTTATGGTGTGGGCGCAAGCGGCGCGCAGAAAGCTGGCTGATCAGTACCCTCACCTTCATAACGCCGAACTCAGCAAAACCCTTGGCAAACTCTGGCG GCTGCTGAATGAAGGGGAGAAGCGGCCGTTTGTGGAGGAGGCTGAGAGATTGCGGGTACAGCATAAGAAAGATCATCCAGACTACAAATACCAGCCACGGCGGCGGAAGAGTGTGAAGAGCGGCCAGGGAGAAACCGATGATAccgagcacacacacatttccccCAACGCCATCTTTAAAGCACTACAGAGAGCCGACTCTCCTGCGTCCAGTATGGGTGAGGTACACTCTCCCGGAGACCACTCAG GTCAGTCTCAGGGCCCTCCAACTCCCCCCACGACTCCCAAAACAGATGTTCCGAGTGTGAAACCGGACCTGAAGCGAGAGGGACGTCCACTTCCCGAGGGAACAGGCCGCCAGCTCAACATTGACTTCCGTGATGTGGACATCGGTGAGCTGAGCACTGATGTCATCTCCAACATGGAGGCATTCGATGTGAACGAGTTTGACCAGTACTTGCCAACTCATGGGGCCCAGGCCTACTCCTCATCTGGGTATGGTATGGGCCAGACGGCAGGAACCAGCGGGCATGGCTGGATGAGCAAACAGCAGCCACAGCAGCAGCCTCAGCAACACTCTCTGACCTCGCTTGGCACAGCTGGCGAGCAGGGTCAGGCCCAGCAGCGTCCAGCACACATTAAGACAGAGCAGCTCAGCCCGAGCCACTACAGTGAGCAGAGCCAGGGTTCACCCCAGCATGTGGCATACGGTTCGTTCAACCTACAGCATTACACTGCCACCACCTCCACGTACCCATCCATTGCGCGCAGTCAGTATGATTACAGCGACCACCAGGGCAGTGCTGCCTCTTACTACAACCAGGGTTCAGGCCTCTACTCCACATTTAGCTACATGAGTCCTGCCCAGAGACCCATGTACACTCCTGTCGCTGATGCTAGTGGTGTTCCAAATGTGCCTCAGACCCACAGTCCCCATTGGGAACAGCAACCAGTATATACACAGCTTTCCCGGCcttaa